A segment of the Thermoleophilaceae bacterium genome:
AGGAGCGCTACAGAGCGGCACCTCTGTTGCGGCGAATCGTCGCGACGGGCGAATCCATAAGCTGACCGGCCTCATGCTGGCGGTGACCTTCCAGGAGCCCGGCCGGGTGGAGGTCGAGGAGCGGCCCGAGCCCGAGCTGATCGAGGCGGACGACGCGATTGTGCGCGTGGACGCCTCGGGCATCTGCGGATCGGACCTCCACATCTTCCACGGCCGGGTGCAGATCGAGCCCGGCTTCACGATCGGCCACGAGTACGTGGGCACTGTGGTGGCGGCGGGCGACGGCGTGTCGCAGGTGGCTGTGGGCGACCGCGTGCTCGGCACCTTCCACAGCGCCTGCGGACACTGCTTCTTCTGCCGCAAGGGCGTTTTCCAGAAGTGCGACGAGTCGCGCGTGTTCGGGCACGGCAAGACGCTCGGCTCGCTGCAGGGCACGCAGGCCGAGCAGGTGCTCGTGCCGCACGCGAACCTGACCTTGAGGAAGGTGCCCGAGGGACTGTCCAACGACGCCGCCCTGTTCGCGGGCGACGTGATGGGCACCGGCTACCACGCTGTGGTGGCGGCTGGGCTCGAGCCGGGCGACACGGTGGCCGTGGTCGGCCTCGGGCCGGTTGGGCTGTGCGCGATCATGGCGGCGCGCGTGGCGGGCGGCGCGCGCGTGATCGCGATCGACATGGTTCCCGAGCGCCTCGAGAAGGCGCGCGAGCTCGGCGCCGAGCCCGTGCACCTCACCGAGGAGGACCCGCGCGCCGCCGTGAAGGCCGCCACCGACGGCCGCGGCGTGGACGTGGCGGTGGAGGCGGTGGGCAACGGCCAGGCGCTGGACCTCGCCTGCCGCCTCGCGCGCAAGGCCGGCACCGTGTCCGTCGTGGGCGTGCACGCCGAACGCACGGAGGTCCACATGGGCGTGGTGTGGATCAAGAACCTCAACTTCGTCACCGGTCACGCCAACGTGATGGGCCACCTGGATCCCGTGCTCTCGCTGATGGCCGCGGGGCGCCTCGACCCCACTCCGCTCGTCACCCACCACATGAAGCTCTCAGATGCCCAGCAGGCATACGAGACCTACGCCGGTCACAAGGCGCTTAAGATCGTCCTGAGCGCTTAGCTCGGACTATGGACCTGCACCCTGGCGAACAGGTGATCTACGAGGGTCACCCCTCCTGGCGATCCACCATCGCCTTCTATCTGCAGGGCCTGCTCGTGGCTGTGGTGGTGGGGGTGATCGTGTGGTTTGCGGCGAGCAACGCGGCCGGCGTGGCCACGTTCGTCGTGATCCTCGCGATCGTCGTGCTCGTGGGCTTCATCCGCCGCTTCTTCATCGTCTACACGATCACCACCCAGCGGCTGCGCATCCAGCGCGGCATCATCGCGCGCCGCGTTCAGCAGACTCAGATCGAGCGCGTGCAGAACGTCAACACGAACCAGCGGGTGATCCAGCGCCTCCTCCAGGTGGGCACCGTGGACTTCGACACCGCCGGCTCGGGGGACTCCGACTTCTCGTTCATCGGCGTGAACGACCCCGAGGACGTGGTGGCCGCGGTGGACAGGGCGCGCGCCGAGGGGGCGCCGTCTCAGAGCTTGTAGCCGCGGCGCTTGGCCACCGCCGCCAGCGCCGGAAGGAAGACCGAGCGCACCACGGGTGACAGCGCCGGCCGGAACTCGGCCGAGAACTCGCGCGCCAGCAGCGCCCCCGCGGGCGGGCTCACGCCGGCGCTCGTGCCGTGGCCCTGCTTGCGCAGGCTGTCCACGGCACGAAAGAACTCCTCCGTGCGCTGAGCAGGCCGTACCTGCCACCTCGCGCGGGCCGTGGTGGTGCCGCTGTTCCAGAACGTGTGCACCACGCCGCGCGGCACGTCCACCGTGTCCCCCGCGTTCAACACGCGCGTCTCGCTGCCAAGCTTCGCGCTCAGCTGACCTTCGGTGATCTCGAAGTGCTCGTCCTGCGACGGGTGTGAATGCGGCAGCGGCCTGTGCTTCGCCGGCTGCCATTCGGCGTCCATCTCGAGCAGATCGGCCGAGCTGGTGCGCACGGTCACCCTCTCGTGGTCGTTCAGCTCGAACACGTCGCCCTGGGCCATGCGCGAAGGCTATCCTCGCCGTCTTCGTTCGAGCCAGAGGAGGCCGCCGACCATGCCCACCACCGCCACAGAGTCCCTCTCAGACGCCGCCCGCAAGTTCGTCGAGTCCGGGCCGCACAAGCTGCTGATCGGCGCCGAATGGGTGGACGCCGCGGACGGCCGCACCTTCGAGACGGTCGACCCGTCCACCGGCGAGACGATCTGCTCGGCGGCGCAGGCGGGCGCCGAGGACGTGGAACGTGCGGCGCATGCGGCCCGCGCGGCGCTCGAGGGCAAGTGGGGCAAGATGCCGGCGGCCGGGCGGTCGCTCCTCATCAACCGGCTGGCCGATCTGATCGAGGAGAACAGCGAGGAGCTGGCGCAGCTCGAGGCACTCGACAACGGCAAGCCGGTGACGATCGCGGGCGCCGTGGACATCCCGCAGGCGGTCGCGCACCTGCGCTACTACGCGGGCTGGCCCACGAAGATCGAGGGCGAGACGATCCCGGTCTCCTGGCCGAACATGTTCACGTACACGCTCAAGGAGCCCGTGGGCGTGTGCGGCCAGATCATCCCGTGGAACTTCCCGCTGCTGATGGCGTCGTGGAAGATCTCGCCCGCGCTCGCGGCGGGTTGCACGGTGATCCTCAAGCCGGCCGAGCAGACGCCGCTGAGCGCGATACGCCTTGGCCAGCTCGCCCAGGAGGCGGGCTTCCCGGAGGGAGTGATCAACGTGCTCACCGGGGACGGCTCGACGGGCGCGGCGCTCGTGGACTCCACGTCGATCGACAAGATCGCCTTCACCGGCTCCACGGAGGTGGGACGCCGCATCGGCGCGCGCTGCGGCGAGCTGCTCAAGCGCGTGACGCTCGAGCTCGGCGGCAAGAGCCCGAACATCATCCTGCCGGACGCCGACACCGACGCCGCGATCAAGGGGTCGTTCCAGGGCATCTACTTCAACACCGGCCAGGCGTGCAACGCCGGCTCGCGGCTGTTCGTGCAGAAGGACCAATTCGACACCGTGGTGTCCGGGCTCGCCGAGGCGGCGAAGAAGGCGAAGGTCGGGCCGGGGCTCGACACCGGGACGCAGTTCGGCCCCGTGGTGTCGAAGGAGCAATACGAGCGCGTGAGCTCGTACATCGAGTCCGGGCTCGAGCAGGGCGCCGAGGCGGTGGCCGGCGGACACGGCGGCGGGAACGGCGACGGCGGCTACTTCATCAACCCCACGCTGCTCACCGGAGTGACCGACGACATGAAGGTCGCGCGCGAGGAGATCTTCGGGCCGGTGCTGGTGGCGATGCCATACGACGACCTCGACGAGGTGGCGCGCCGGGCGAACGACACCGAGTACGGCCTCGCCGCCGGCGTCTGGACGCGCGACGTGGCGAACGCGCACAACCTCGCGCGGAAGCTGAAGGCAGGCTCGATCTACATCAACGGCTGGGGCATGGTCGACGCCGCGGCGCCGTTCGGCGGCTACAAGGCGTCCGGCATCGGCCGCGAGATGGGACACGCAAACCTCGACGCGTACCTCGAGGTGAAGACGGTCTGGACGAGCCTGAAGTAGGTCGCCTCTGCCGTCCAGTCATCTCTCTGACGTCGGCTCAGCGAGTTTTTCCCATTTGGGCAGGTCGCAGCTTATTTTGGGGGTCGGCCCAATCGAAAGGACTCGCTCTCAATGCATCTGCCCTTCAGGCGGCTCGGTGCCGCCGCCGTCACCGTTGCGTCAACTCTGATCCTCGCCTCAGCGGCGCACGCTGCCGGATGGCAGCCGCTCGGAGCGATCTCTCCCAGTGGAGTGTCGGCTTCCACGCCTGAGGTCGCGGCGGCGCCCGACGGCTCGATGTGGCTCGCCTGGACCACAGACTCGAAGACGCAGATCGAGCGCATTGCCGCCGACGGCAAGGCCGGGCCGGTGCTCGATCTCGCCGGAGCTCCGTCATACGAGATCAAGCTGGTGGTGGATTCGAGTGGAGCGGCCACCGCCGCGTGGGCCCTTCAGAGCGGCGGTGTGAACGAGCGCATGGTTCAGCCGGACGGCACGCTCGGAACCACGCAAGCCGTCGGCAGCTCGAGTGCGACCTCTCCGCTGGCGATGGGCATCGACGGCGGCGGGATTGCCACGCTTGCCTATACGGACCCGGACTCCGGGACGAGCAATCCGATTCTCTGGGCTCAACGCCTGAACGCCGGCGCTCCCTCCGGATCGGCCATCCAGATCTCGTCGAACAGCAACGAGGCTGTGGAGAAGGCGGCGATCGCCACCAACAGCGCCGGCGAGTCGGTGCTCACCTGGGGCTACGGCGACTACACGGACCTCACCTTCCCCTACCAGTGGGCCGAGCGCGTACGGCAACTCAAGGCCGACCGCAGTCTCGGCGACGAGCACGACCTGATCGGCACACCGCAGTACGGCGACTACACCGCATCCGCCGTTGCGATCGCGCCGTCAGGCGACGCTTACCTCGGCTTCGTCCAGATGTCCGGGAACCCCAGCGGCGGGGGCGACATGAAGGTCGTCAAGCTGAGCGCCGGCGATTCGCTGTCCTCCGTGGGCACCTTCGAGACGGCCACCGCAGTCGGCGACAACTACTACCCGCCGCACATCGTCATCAACTCCGCTGGACAGGTGACCGTCGTCTGGACCGATAAGGACTCGTCGGACGACTATCACCTGGTGAGCCGCCGCATCCAGGCGGACGGGACGATCCAGCCGCCGCTCAGCGGCGATCCGGACATCGTCAGCGGGTCCGACGGGGAAACCGATCTCAACGTCCTCACCGCGCTTCCGAACGGCAGCGCGATGGCCGCGTGGCTCGTCTACGACTACCCGAACTATCCGCTTCACACGGCACTCATCGATCCCACGTCCGGACCGGGTCCGGTGATGCCGATCAACGACTCCACCAGCGACTCGAGCGAGACGCTGTCCGAGGCGGCCGATTCGAACGGCAACGTGTTCCTAGCCCTCGAACGGACCCCGGACTACAGCAGCTACAGCGTTCACGCCGCGTTCTACGACGTGCAGGGTCCGACGGTCGACAACCTCGCCGTGCCCAACGCGGGCGCGCCGGGTGACACGCTGGTGTTCGGCGAGTCCGCGATCGACCGCTCCGGCGTGCA
Coding sequences within it:
- a CDS encoding alcohol dehydrogenase catalytic domain-containing protein codes for the protein MLAVTFQEPGRVEVEERPEPELIEADDAIVRVDASGICGSDLHIFHGRVQIEPGFTIGHEYVGTVVAAGDGVSQVAVGDRVLGTFHSACGHCFFCRKGVFQKCDESRVFGHGKTLGSLQGTQAEQVLVPHANLTLRKVPEGLSNDAALFAGDVMGTGYHAVVAAGLEPGDTVAVVGLGPVGLCAIMAARVAGGARVIAIDMVPERLEKARELGAEPVHLTEEDPRAAVKAATDGRGVDVAVEAVGNGQALDLACRLARKAGTVSVVGVHAERTEVHMGVVWIKNLNFVTGHANVMGHLDPVLSLMAAGRLDPTPLVTHHMKLSDAQQAYETYAGHKALKIVLSA
- a CDS encoding PKD domain-containing protein, whose product is MHLPFRRLGAAAVTVASTLILASAAHAAGWQPLGAISPSGVSASTPEVAAAPDGSMWLAWTTDSKTQIERIAADGKAGPVLDLAGAPSYEIKLVVDSSGAATAAWALQSGGVNERMVQPDGTLGTTQAVGSSSATSPLAMGIDGGGIATLAYTDPDSGTSNPILWAQRLNAGAPSGSAIQISSNSNEAVEKAAIATNSAGESVLTWGYGDYTDLTFPYQWAERVRQLKADRSLGDEHDLIGTPQYGDYTASAVAIAPSGDAYLGFVQMSGNPSGGGDMKVVKLSAGDSLSSVGTFETATAVGDNYYPPHIVINSAGQVTVVWTDKDSSDDYHLVSRRIQADGTIQPPLSGDPDIVSGSDGETDLNVLTALPNGSAMAAWLVYDYPNYPLHTALIDPTSGPGPVMPINDSTSDSSETLSEAADSNGNVFLALERTPDYSSYSVHAAFYDVQGPTVDNLAVPNAGAPGDTLVFGESAIDRSGVHAYSWDFGDGGTGTGSIVTHSYAASGTYTITATATDEVGNTTTKTKQVVVRAPTSGGGSSLPQSGSLKAQLAGLHAAVHIGRGRTLTLHLPAQPVDAFGTVLVRAGAGHAARLVTLARRQFPVFHGKPVRLRVKLSRQTVKLARRHHGRLRASVRLALTGFNGNSAAHTYRFTIRTGR
- a CDS encoding PH domain-containing protein, with amino-acid sequence MDLHPGEQVIYEGHPSWRSTIAFYLQGLLVAVVVGVIVWFAASNAAGVATFVVILAIVVLVGFIRRFFIVYTITTQRLRIQRGIIARRVQQTQIERVQNVNTNQRVIQRLLQVGTVDFDTAGSGDSDFSFIGVNDPEDVVAAVDRARAEGAPSQSL
- a CDS encoding aldehyde dehydrogenase family protein, with the protein product MPTTATESLSDAARKFVESGPHKLLIGAEWVDAADGRTFETVDPSTGETICSAAQAGAEDVERAAHAARAALEGKWGKMPAAGRSLLINRLADLIEENSEELAQLEALDNGKPVTIAGAVDIPQAVAHLRYYAGWPTKIEGETIPVSWPNMFTYTLKEPVGVCGQIIPWNFPLLMASWKISPALAAGCTVILKPAEQTPLSAIRLGQLAQEAGFPEGVINVLTGDGSTGAALVDSTSIDKIAFTGSTEVGRRIGARCGELLKRVTLELGGKSPNIILPDADTDAAIKGSFQGIYFNTGQACNAGSRLFVQKDQFDTVVSGLAEAAKKAKVGPGLDTGTQFGPVVSKEQYERVSSYIESGLEQGAEAVAGGHGGGNGDGGYFINPTLLTGVTDDMKVAREEIFGPVLVAMPYDDLDEVARRANDTEYGLAAGVWTRDVANAHNLARKLKAGSIYINGWGMVDAAAPFGGYKASGIGREMGHANLDAYLEVKTVWTSLK
- a CDS encoding cupin domain-containing protein, whose product is MAQGDVFELNDHERVTVRTSSADLLEMDAEWQPAKHRPLPHSHPSQDEHFEITEGQLSAKLGSETRVLNAGDTVDVPRGVVHTFWNSGTTTARARWQVRPAQRTEEFFRAVDSLRKQGHGTSAGVSPPAGALLAREFSAEFRPALSPVVRSVFLPALAAVAKRRGYKL